The genomic region TAAGGCTGAGAAGATCGATGTGATCAATCCATTTGACAATTCGGTGGTGGATACGGTGCCAAAAGGCGATGCTGCAGATGCGGAGGTGGCGATTGCGACAGCCGTGCGCGGTGCCAAAGCAATGGCGGCTTTGACGGCTTATGAGCGGTATGAGATTTTGCATCGGGCTGTGAATTTGATGCAGGAGCGGGTCGAGGATTTGGGGCGCACGATTACGCTGGAAGAGGGCAAGGTTCTGGCTGAGGGCATCGGCGAGGCCGGGCGGGCGATTGAGACGATGACGCTGTCTGCAGAGGAGGCCAAGCGGTTGTACGGCGAGACTATTCCGCTGGATGGCGGTTCGGGCGTGCGCGATCAGTTTGGCTTTACGTTGCGCGTGCCGTGTGGGGTGGTGCTGGCGATTACGCCGTTTAATTTTCCCCTGAATCTGGTGTGTCACAAGGTGGGTCCTGCGCTGGCTGCGGGCAATGCGGTGATTGTGAAGCCGGCGACGGATACGCCGCTTTCGGCGCTGAAGCTGGTGGAGATTCTGGTGGAGGCCGGTGTGCCTGCCGAGGCTGTGCAGTGTATTACGGGTCCGGGGAATGAATTGGGCCATGCGCTGTGTTCTGATGGCCGTGTGCGCAAGATCAGTTTTACGGGTAGCCGCGATGTGGGTGAAGAGATTTGCAATATGGCGGGGTTGAAGAAGGTGACGATGGAACTCGGGTCCAATGCGCCTTTGATTGTGATGCCCGATGCGGATCTGGATCAGGTGGCTGCTGCGACGGCGACGACGGGTTTTGCCAATGCCGGGCAGGTGTGTATTTCAGCGCAGCGGGTCATTGTCAATGATGCGGTTTACGGCGATTTTATCGATGCGTTGACGCCAAAGGTCGAGGCGCTGGCGACGGGCAATCCCATTGATGATGGCGTGACGATGGGTCCGATGGTACGGGAGCGCGATGCCGTGCGCGTGCAGGCGTGGATTCAGGATGCGGTGGGTGCTGGCGCGCGTCTGGTGACGGGCGGCGAGCGCGATGGTGCGATTTATCAACCGACGATTCTCGCCGATGTGGATCCGAGTATGAAAATTTCGTGCGATGAATTGTTTGGACCTGCGGTGGGTATTACGCGGTTTGACGATATCGACGCTGCAATTGAGATGGCCAATGATACGAATTACGGTTTGAGTGCGGCACTGTTTACAGAGAATATCCACTGGGCGATGCGGTTTGCGCGGGAGGTCCATTCGGGCAATATCCACGTCAATTGGGGTACGCAGTGGCGCGCGGATTTGATGCCCTACGGCGGGCTGAAGGATAGTGGGATGGGCAAGGAGGGACCGAAGTACGCGGTGGAGGAGATGACGGAGACGAAGATGGTGGTGTTTCATTAAGTTGTTTGTAGGATGCGAAAAAACGGCTCCTCAATCGAGGAGCCGTTTTTTTTTACCAGTTCTCTACGGGCCCAGCATAGGGCGCGTGTTCGAATCGACAGGGCGATTCCACGAGGCGCGGGTCGCTTTGTTCGCGCAGGACTTGCATGAGTGCGGTGGCGAGTTCTTTGCGGATGGGTTCGTATTCGGGGTCGTCGGCGATGTTGTTCATGTAGTGTGGGTCAACGCGCAGGTCGTAGAGTTCTTCCCGGGGACGTTTGCCAAAGCCGATTTCGAATAGTTCCTGTACGTCTTCTTCTGCGCGGTGGAGGATCATATAGGCTTTTGTGGGGCTGGCGTCCATGTCGGGATAGACGATGAAGGTTTTCCCTGTCAGGTCTTCGGCAGAAGGGGCTTCTGCCTGGAGGTCGTCGAGTCCCTGAGGATCGCCCATGGGCCAGCGGTCGGGTGCAAAGTTGTGGATGTAGAGAAAGTCGGCCGTGCGGATGGCGCGTTGCGGATAGGGTAGCTGGCCTTCTCTTGCGGTGCCAACGTGCCGTTCTCGGCCGGTGATGACAAAGGTGCGGTTGGGATTGATTAGGCCGCTCTGGTCGCTTTTGAGGACGGGGAGCAGGCTTTTGCCGGTCATGGTATCGGGGATGTCTGCGCCTGCGGCTTCGAGGAATGTGGGGGCGAGGTCCATGAGGTTGACAAAGTCTTCAACGGTGCGTCCCGCGGGGATGTTGTTGGGCCAGCGCGCGGCAAGGGTGACTTCGCAGCCGATGTCGTAGAGGTTGCATTTGCCGCGGGGAAAGCCCGGTATGCCGTGGTCGCCGCTGACGACGATGAGGGTGTTGTCGAGTTCGCCGATTTCTTCGAGGCGCTGGATCAAGACGCCGAGGCCGGCGTCAACGGCCTGACATTCGCCCAGGTAGTCGCATACGTCTTCGCGGATGTCGTGTACATCGGGCAAGAAGCCGGGTAAGCGGCCTTTGAGGTCGTCGGGTTCCAGGTCCCATAAGGCTTTGCCTGAGCCGCGTTCCCAGGAGCGGTGGGTGTTGGTGGGTCCCCACCAGTAGCAGAAGGGTGTATTCTCTGGACGGGCGTTGAGGAATGCATTGAAGTTGTCGCGGGTTTCGCTTAGCAGTGCTTGTTTGGCGCCTTCAACGCCCAGTTCGTCGGCGTGTCTGGTTACCCAGTGGGAGAATCCCCGGTAGTTGGTGCCGGCAGATTCATAGCGGGTTCGGTCGGCACCATAAGGGGCGTTGGCGGCTTTTCCGGGGGACCAGACTTTGTACGTGTAGCCGATGTGGTATCCGGCTTTTTCGAGTTCGAGGGGGTAGGTGGGGATGCTTTCGTCCCATATCGCACCTTGCAAGATCGCGCCGAGGCCGGTTTGCCAGAAGTATTGTCCAGAGAGGATAGAGCTTCGGCAGGGGGTGCAACTCGGCGCTGGTACAAAGGCGTTGGTAAATAATGCGCCTTCGCGGGCGATGCGGTCAAAGTTGGGGGTGTCGATGAGGTGGTTGAGCGAGTTGGGACCTTCTATGCGCTGATATGCGCTGGCGTAACGCCCCCAGTCGTCGGCAAAAGCAAAGAGGATGTTGGGTTGCATGAAAGTCTCCGTATTGATGAAGAGGTGATTGCTTAAAAAGTATAAACAGCCACAGGTATAAGGATATTTATACAAAGAAAAACGCCACGCTGGTATAACCGAGCGGGGCGTTTTTTACAAGAGCACCCCAAGGTACCAAAGTAAAAGAGAACATTTTATCTCTTTAACACTTCATTAGGATGAGCTTAATCAGAGGTCATTTGGAATAATGATGTTTGTGAGGTCTGTTCTTGATAGGACGACAGGTTTGAAGAACGAGAGAAGACCGGAGGCATTTCGTTCCATTCACGCCCCTCCAATAACCGTCCAGCCTTTTTTTTATTAGTACCTCCCCATTGTTTGAAGAAGAACGGAACCTTAGCATCTAAGCACTGATCTCGGATATTGATAACCCATTCCTCTCTCATAATTCGGCTGTGTGGTCCCGATTCACCACCGACAATAACCCAATCAATCTGATTGAGTTCCAAATTATCAATAGGCCCGAGAAGTGGTTCTATCGAAAGAAATTTGATAAAGGCATTGGTCGTTCTGAGGCAATCAATACGCCAGGTGTAATCACAATTCTCGACGCTAACACCCATCCAAACATTATTGGGCCAATCAATGAACTCAGAAATTTTCTGCAGGCGGTCTGCTCGTTTGGAGAGTACCTGAAATTCATGCCAGTAAGCCCTTCTCATTACATCGAAGCACTTCTGGATAAAGGAGATAGGTACATCTTCGTGAAACATATCGCTCATAGAATTTACAAAAACGATTCGTGGTTTCTTCCACTTCAGTGGCAGTTCTAACATATGCTCGTGAAGCGCGAGGTCGAATCCATTTTTGTAGTTCCGATTCCTCATTGCTTGTAAGCGTTTTGCCATCCTTTCAGCATAGCAAAATTTACAACCAGGGCTAATCTTGGTACATCCGGTTAAAGGATTCCAGGTCGCCTCAGTCCACTCGATCTTTGATTTTGTCATTACGTAGCTCCCCTGTACTGTGAAAAAATATCTTCGACAATATGCTCTGCAACCGGCTGCTGTGAAGCAAAAAAGAGGTAGTAAAGCGTTGCACCTGTCGAATTTTTTAAGGGGAGGGGGGAAGGTACATGTTGGAAACCGGCCTTGTTTTTTAGCCGATCTTGAAACGCACGGGCAACAATGTCATTATCGGAAACTTTTTCGATTGCATTATTATCGAAAAGATCGGTCTGTTGTGACTCGGAATAAACAATATCACGCCAGGATTCATCGCCCCAAAAGGCATTCATCCGATTGATATTGTGTTGTGAAACCATTTCGGGGTGTTGCCGAAATACATTTCGATTCATGTCCATTGTGGGGAAGTTCAGAAATATTTCTACACTTCTCATCTGACCAGCTTGAGAAATAACCTCCCAATTTAAATTCAATCCGTAGGGATCCAGAAGGCAGAGTGCTCTTCGATAGTCTTCATATTGTACCTCAGGAAAAATATCATTTATCAATAAGTCATTACAGTCTCCGTTGCTAATATGGACGCGATCATGGTTTTGGGCAAGGTCTTCTAAAATATCTGTTTTATCGCTGTCCATATCAATGAAGTAATAATCATCAAAGCGCGGTTCAGTTTCAAGGGCTATCCAGGGGCTACCTTGTATAAATCGATCTTTGTCTGTTTTAGAAAGGTGAAAACCCGGTCCTGAGAAAGCATCAATATAGGCGTGGGAAAGAATGACCTTTTTGGATAATATCACGGAATATGCACTTGCATATTTCTGAATAATCTCCAGCTTTATTTCTGACCAAGGACCGATTTCATCTATGTTTTCAAATTCTGCCATGGTGTTTCGTTATTACAGTGCCAATCCAAAAATATATGCAAGGTAAAATTTTATTTTTTTCGTCGATGATGAAAAAGATATACTCACACAATGTCGATTTGTCAACCTTAGACCCGATATTTCTTCTTTATTTTTTAACGTGTTGAGCCGCGCCTTCGCCCGCGATGAGGCCATACGCGAGGCCCATGCACAGGCCGCCTGTGTAGCCCCGGGTGTAGATGCCGCCGCAATCAGCGCCGGCTGCGTAGAGGCCCGGGATGGGGTGGTCGTTTTTGTCTATGACTTGTGCTCTGGCGTTGATTTTGGCTCCGCCATAAGTAAAGGTGATGCCGGGGCGTGTGCGGATGGCGTAATAGGGCGGTGTGTTGAGGGGGATGAGGCCGCCGGTTTTTGGTATTGAGAGGGTTTGACCGTTGCCTGTGGCGCATGCGGTTGCGTATTCGGCCATTGTTTTTTCAA from Gemmatimonadota bacterium harbors:
- a CDS encoding aldehyde dehydrogenase family protein, encoding MHIGGQWVDKAEKIDVINPFDNSVVDTVPKGDAADAEVAIATAVRGAKAMAALTAYERYEILHRAVNLMQERVEDLGRTITLEEGKVLAEGIGEAGRAIETMTLSAEEAKRLYGETIPLDGGSGVRDQFGFTLRVPCGVVLAITPFNFPLNLVCHKVGPALAAGNAVIVKPATDTPLSALKLVEILVEAGVPAEAVQCITGPGNELGHALCSDGRVRKISFTGSRDVGEEICNMAGLKKVTMELGSNAPLIVMPDADLDQVAAATATTGFANAGQVCISAQRVIVNDAVYGDFIDALTPKVEALATGNPIDDGVTMGPMVRERDAVRVQAWIQDAVGAGARLVTGGERDGAIYQPTILADVDPSMKISCDELFGPAVGITRFDDIDAAIEMANDTNYGLSAALFTENIHWAMRFAREVHSGNIHVNWGTQWRADLMPYGGLKDSGMGKEGPKYAVEEMTETKMVVFH
- a CDS encoding phage Gp37/Gp68 family protein; amino-acid sequence: MTKSKIEWTEATWNPLTGCTKISPGCKFCYAERMAKRLQAMRNRNYKNGFDLALHEHMLELPLKWKKPRIVFVNSMSDMFHEDVPISFIQKCFDVMRRAYWHEFQVLSKRADRLQKISEFIDWPNNVWMGVSVENCDYTWRIDCLRTTNAFIKFLSIEPLLGPIDNLELNQIDWVIVGGESGPHSRIMREEWVINIRDQCLDAKVPFFFKQWGGTNKKKAGRLLEGREWNEMPPVFSRSSNLSSYQEQTSQTSLFQMTSD
- a CDS encoding sulfatase: MQPNILFAFADDWGRYASAYQRIEGPNSLNHLIDTPNFDRIAREGALFTNAFVPAPSCTPCRSSILSGQYFWQTGLGAILQGAIWDESIPTYPLELEKAGYHIGYTYKVWSPGKAANAPYGADRTRYESAGTNYRGFSHWVTRHADELGVEGAKQALLSETRDNFNAFLNARPENTPFCYWWGPTNTHRSWERGSGKALWDLEPDDLKGRLPGFLPDVHDIREDVCDYLGECQAVDAGLGVLIQRLEEIGELDNTLIVVSGDHGIPGFPRGKCNLYDIGCEVTLAARWPNNIPAGRTVEDFVNLMDLAPTFLEAAGADIPDTMTGKSLLPVLKSDQSGLINPNRTFVITGRERHVGTAREGQLPYPQRAIRTADFLYIHNFAPDRWPMGDPQGLDDLQAEAPSAEDLTGKTFIVYPDMDASPTKAYMILHRAEEDVQELFEIGFGKRPREELYDLRVDPHYMNNIADDPEYEPIRKELATALMQVLREQSDPRLVESPCRFEHAPYAGPVENW
- a CDS encoding three-Cys-motif partner protein TcmP, which translates into the protein MAEFENIDEIGPWSEIKLEIIQKYASAYSVILSKKVILSHAYIDAFSGPGFHLSKTDKDRFIQGSPWIALETEPRFDDYYFIDMDSDKTDILEDLAQNHDRVHISNGDCNDLLINDIFPEVQYEDYRRALCLLDPYGLNLNWEVISQAGQMRSVEIFLNFPTMDMNRNVFRQHPEMVSQHNINRMNAFWGDESWRDIVYSESQQTDLFDNNAIEKVSDNDIVARAFQDRLKNKAGFQHVPSPLPLKNSTGATLYYLFFASQQPVAEHIVEDIFSQYRGAT